Genomic DNA from Desulfurivibrio alkaliphilus AHT 2:
GCCCATGCCGGTACCGTAGGTCTTGGTGGTAAAAAACGGGTCCCGGGCCCGCTCAACCTGAGAGCTCGGCAGCCCGGTACCGGTATCACGCACCTTGACCACCGCCTGCTCCTCTTCGACCAAGATGGTAATCGTAAGTTGACCACCGTGGGGCATGGCCTCGACGCTGTTTTTCAGCAAATGCAGAAAAACCTGCCGCATCTGGCGTTCATCGGCATTGGCCGTTACCCCGCCGGGCGGACACAGGATATCCCAGGTAATCTGCTGCCGCTTGAGCTCCTGCTGCAGCAACAGCAGGGTCTTTTTCACCAGGTCGCAAAGCTGCAGGGGTTGTTTTTCCAATTTGACCTGGCTGACAAAATCGAAAAGCTCGTTCAGAGTGGACTCCAGACGAGCGGTTTCCCGGGTAATCACCTTGATATATTTACCCCAGCTTTCATCGTCGGACTTTTTCTCCAGAATGCGGGAAACTCCGCCGATGGAGGTGATGGGGTTGCGGATGGTGTGGACCAGTTGGGCTGCCATCTGACCGATGGCCGAGTAACGCTCGGCTTCAACCAGCAGGTCTTTGCTGCGGTTGAGCTCATCGTAGAGGGCCTCCAACTCGGCCAGCCGCTGCTGCATTTCCTGGTACAAGTGACTCTGCTCAATGGCCAGGCTGGCCTGGCTGGCAAAGAGCTCCAGAGCGCTGACATGGACACCGGTGATGGCCCTGCCGGTCACGTAGTTGTCGGCAATGATCACCCCGAAGGCCCGCCCGGGGGAATAGAGCGGCACCACCACAAAGCTGTCCTCACCCAAAATACTGGTCAGTTCGTGGGGCACCGGCAGGGGGTCGCCGGCGGGCAGATGCCCCCCATTACCGTCCTTCTCGCCGTTGCCCCAGTGGCGGTGCAGCAGCAGGGGAAAACCGCCCAGCTCCCGGGAGACCAGTGCACTGCGGCGGCTGTTCACCGCCTTGATCAGCAGGTTATCGTGCTCATCGGCCGACACGGTAAGGCGCCGCACGATGCGGTTGACCTCCGAGTCATCTTGCGTGCACCGCTGCTTGATATCCTGCACGATCTGGCCGAAATCCATCCCCTTTTCCCGCATCTCTCCCCAGATCCGGCCGGCCTCTTCCCGGCAGCCCGGACCGATGGCCATATGTCCCCGCAGTTCCTTGTCATCCTTGGTGAACATGGCCAGAAAGGCACGGTTGAAGCCCAGCCCCTCCTGGGCGGTGATCCCCACCAGCACCGCCTGCAGAATCTCGTCGAGTTCCACGGTGCTGAGGTAAACGTTGTTCATCTTCAAAGAAAGCTGGTGGAGCAGCCGCAGCCGGAAATGAGCCTCCTCCAGCTCTTCCTGGTATTTACGGTTTTCCAGCAGCAGGCGGCGTTTTTCCAACGCCCGGCGAGCAACATGAAAAATCTGGTCGAAATTGGCCGGCTTGGAAATGTAATCGGTGGCCCCCTGGCGCATGCACTCCAGGGCCACCTGCAGATCAGCCACTCCGGTGAGCATCACCACCGCGATATCGGAATCTTTTTCCACCACCCTGGGCAGCAGGGTAACCCCGTCGATATCGGGCAGGCCGATGTCCAGCAGCATCAGGGCAACCTTGCGCCGGGTCAGCAGATCAAGTAGCGAGGAAGCGTCGGCACACTCCTCCACCGCCAGCCCATGGCTGGCAAAATAACGGTGCAGGGGTTCACGGATAGCGGGATCATCGTCGACGATGACCGCCACCTCCCCATCCCGGAGCAGCTGATCCAGGGTTAGAGAGACATGTTGGGGAACTCCAGCGAGGGTCGCCACCATAAAAAACACCAGTAAGATTAAAGCCCATGCTGCCGGTCACGGGATCGGTGAGCGCCGGCCAGGCTAGACCATGCTAGGAGGACGGAGGGCCAAAAGTCAAGCCTCTAAACAACCCTTGGCGGCCGGCTCCTGGCAATCCTTGGCAGCCCGTTGACAAAGCCACGCTTTGCTTTTTCAAGGGGGTTGCTAAGCGCGAATCTTTTCGGTGGCCAGCAGGTGGTCGAAAAAATCAAGCAGATAAGCGCGTTGGCGGGGCTCCGGGTAACCGATGCAGGTACAGTGCAGGTTGCCGGAACTGCGCACCAGCAACTCAAAAATCGCCTGCTTTTCGGTCAACTCAACGGCGAAGAAAAAAGGGGCGCACTCTTCATGCCCTTGCTGGGCAGCCCCCCACAACTCCCGGGGCAACTCCAGCCAGTAAAGATCGGTCATCGGGCCGGGCCGCAAATGACGTTTCAGGTAACTTTCAATATTCTGCCGTTCTTCCCGGCTCAGTTGATCAACCACCAGTTGACGCATAACCAGCTCCCTTCAAAAACTTGCAAAACTCCCTGAAACAGCAGGGTTACCAACCTTACTCGAAAATCTCCGAAAAAACGATATCTTTTCCCCGGGCGTCACCCCGCCTTTCAACTTCGGTTTACGGCTTGACATTTACCGCTGCCGACCGTTATTTTCCTGTAATCGTTAACCCACCGTGTTGTTAGACTTGGCCAACGGTTACAACTTTCCCGATGAACGGCCCGCTGCAACAGGGGCTGTGCGCATAGGTCGGCCTATCTTTTTGGGTCGACCACTAGCTAGAAAAAGCCAGGGACGGACTTTTTGCGATTCCATCATTGGTAAGGAGGAACCAACCATGCCGGAAGATTGCCTGTTCTGCAAAATTATCAAGGGGGAGATCCCCGCCCAGAAGCTGTACGAAGATGACCAACTGCTGGCCTTTTGGGATATAGCGCCCCAGGCCCCCAAGCATTTCCTGGTCATTCCCAAGAAACATGTCAGTGGGCCGGGCGATCTGGCCCCCGGCGACGACTCCATCATCGGCGCCCTGGTCCGTAAAGGGGCTCAACTGGGCGCCGAACAGGGGATTACCGATTGCCGCCTGGTGATGAACAACGGCGCTGAAGCAGGACAAACCGTTTTTCACCTGCACATGCACGTCCTGGGCGGTCGTGCCCTGGCCTGGCCCCCGGGCTGATTGGCGGTATTTAACAGGAATAATAATATGACGCGAATACCCGTGGTGGCGGTGGTGGGCATGCCCGACTGCGGCAAGACCACCTTGCTGGAAAAGCTGCTGCCCGAGCTTAAGGGGCGGGGCCTGAAAGTCGGCACCATCAAGCACCATGTCCATGAATTTACCATGGATACGCCGGGCAAGGATACCTGGCGGCACAAGCAGGCCGGGGCGGATGCCGTGGTGCTGGCCTCCCCCACCGGTATCGGCCTGGTTCGCGATACCGACCGCGACCTGGGGGTCGACGAACTGGTCACCCGCTACCTCAATGATGCCGACCTAGTCCTGGCGGAAGGCTACAAGCACACCCGGCTGCCCAAGATTGAAGTTTACCGGGCGGAGCTGCACCCCTCCCCCTTGCCCGGCCGGGACGCCACCTGGCTGGCCATGGTCAGCGCCGACCCGCCTGCAAACCTTGGGTTGCCAAGCTTTGCCCCGGATCAGATCAAGGAACTGGCCGATTTCCTGGAGGATCACCTGCGGCAGGCGGCTAAACAGGCCACTCCCACCGGGCGCTCTTATATTCACTTGGAGGTGGACGGGCAGCCGGTACCATTAAACCGCTTCGCCGCCTCCCTGCTGCGGCGCGGCATTAAAGGGATGATCGCCAGCCTGCGAGGTTGCGAGCGGCCCCGCAAAATTTCCCTGAACATCACCGAAGGCCATAATCCCGATGACCACAGCGGCAATCATGCCGACTGAAGCGGCGGCCGGCGACTTTACCGAAGCCACCGCGGGAGTGATTCTGGCCGGTGGCAAAAGCAGCCGGTTCGGCAGCAACAAGGCCCTGGCCCACTACCGGGGCCGCCCCTTGGTGGCCAGGGTGGCGGCGGTGCTGGAGGAAATTTTCAGCGAGCGGCTGCTGGTGACCAACACCCCGGCCGATTACGCCTTCCTCGGCTGGCCCATGACCGGCGACCTGGTACTTAACGCCGGCCCCCTGGGGGGGATCCAGGCGGCCCTGCGCCGCATTGACGCCCCGCGGGCCTTTGTGGTCGCCTGTGACATGCCCCACCTCAACGGGGCGGTTATCCGGCGGCTGTGCCGCTGCCCCGGCGACTGGGACGTGATTCTGCCGGCGCCGACCACCGGGCCTGAGCCCCTGCATGCCGTTTATCACCGGCGAATTCTGCCGGCGGTGGAGGCGGCCCTGGCCCGGGGCGAGGGCAAACTCAGCCTGCTGTTGCAGGAACTGCGGGTGCGCCGGATGACCGCGGCGGAACTGGGCCTGGCGGCGGCATCGGACCCGGCCTTTACCAACATCAACTACCGGGAAGACCTTTGACCATCCTGACTTTGCAGCAGGCGCAGCGGCAGATTCTGGCCCACAGCCGGCCGGGCCTGCCGGAAATGGTGCCGCTGGAAAGGGTCCTGGGCCGAATCCCGGCCACCGCCGCCCGGGCCCGCCTGGCGGTACCTTCCTTTCCCCACTCCAGCCGGGACGGCTACGCCCTGCTGGCCAGCGACAGCCAGGAAACAGGCGGCGCCGAGGAAACAGCCGGTTACCCGCCCCGGATTCGCCTGGCGGTGGTCGGTGAAATCGCCGCCGGACGAACCCGGCCCGCCAAACGGCTGCAGCCCGGCCAGGCTTACCGGATCATGACCGGCGGCCTGCTGCCTCCCGGGGCCGATGCCGTTATTCCCTTTGAAAGGGTTTACCGGGAGGAAGAAGATTACATTACCCTCTCCTCGCCCTGCCGGCCGGGCGATTATATTCGCCCGGTGGGCGCCGACCTGCGCCGGGGCCAGATCATCGTAACGCCCGGGCGGCCGGTGGCCCCGGAACATTTACCGCGGCTGGCCACCGCCGGGGTTGGGGAGCTGGCGGTTTACCCCCGCCCCCGGGTCGGGCTGCTCTGTACCGGCAGCGAGCTACTGGATGACACCGGGGAAAACCCGGTACCCGGTCATCTGATCAGCGGCAACCGCTTCCTTCTGGCCGGCCTGATCCGCCGCTGGGGGGGGGAGCCGGTGGACCTGGGGACGGTCAAAGACGACCCCGGGGCCATTGCCGCCATTTTGCATCGCCAGGCGGAAAGCGGCCTGGCGATGATTATTTCCACCGGCGGGATGGGACCGGGCAAGTATGACCTGGTGGACGGCGTGCTGACCCGCCTGCAGGCCCACCTGCTGTACCGGGAACTGCGCCTGCGCCCGGGCAAGGCCACCATGGCCGCCCTGCTGGGCAGCACCCTTTTTTTCGGCTTACCGGGACCGCCACCGGCGGTGCACCTGCTCTTTTACCTGCTGGTGGCGCCCGCTCTGCGCCGGGCCCAGGGCCACCATCGGCCCCGGCCGCTGATCGTGCAAGCCCACCTGCGGCAAGCTCTGAAACTGCGCCGGGGCCGGGTAATTCAACTGAAAGACGCGCAACTGCAGGCCGACCGGGGGCGGCTGCTGGTCCGCCCGCTGCCGCCCGGCGAAACCATGAACGCCATCATTCTGGCCCCGGCCAACCGCCGGGAATTATTGCCGGATGAGCTGGTGCGGGTATTTCCCCTGCGGCAAAACTGTCACTCTGATCTGGGATACTGAGGAGTAAAAAATGCTGGAATTACGTTTTATCCGGGAAAACCTGGAACTGGTCAAAGAAAAAACCGCCGCCCGTGGTCTGGATCGCGCCCTTTTGGATAATTTCAGCTCTCTGGACCGGCAGCGCCGCGATATCCTGCAGGAACTGGAAAGCGGCCGCAACCGGCGCAAAAGCGAGTCCCAGGAGATCGGCACCCTGAAAAAGGCGGGTCGGGAAGAAGAGGCGGCGGCTAAAATGGCGGCCACCAAGGAACTGGGTCAGCGGCTCAAGGAGCTTGAGGAGCAACTGGCGGAGATCGACCAGCGGCTGGAGGAGATCGTCATGGGGGTCCCCAACCTCTGCGACGACTCGGTACCTCTTGGCAACGACGAAACCGATAATGTCGAGTACCGCCGCTGGGGCAGCCCGCCCGAGTTTGCTTTCAGCCCCAAGGCCCACTGGGAGTTGGGCGAGGAGGACGGCAGCCTGGATTTCGGCCGGGCCGCCAAGCTCTCCGGGGCCCGTTTTGCCCTGCTGCGAGGCTTTGCCGCCCGCCTGGAACGGGCCCTGATCAGCTTCATGCTGGACCTGCACACTCAGCGCCACGGCTATACCGAGGTGTTGCCCCCCTTCCTGGTCAACACCGCCAGCATGACCGCCACCGGCCAGCTGCCCAAGTTCGCCGAGGATCTGTTCAAAATCGCCGATTCCGATCTCTGGCTGATTCCCACCGCCGAGGTGCCGGTTACCAATATCCACCGGGAGGAAACCATCGCCGAACAGGAGCTGCCCATCCGCTACTGCGCCTACACCCCCTGTTTCCGCTCCGAGGCCGGCTCTTATGGCCGCGACACCAAAGGGCTGATTCGCCAGCACCAGTTCGACAAGGTGGAGCTGGTCAAATTCACCACCCCCGAAAGCTCCGAGGAAGAGCTGGAGATGTTGCTGAGCAATGCCGAAACGGTGCTGCAACTGCTGGAGCTGCCCTACCGGGTGGTCACCCTGTGCAGCGGCGACCTGGGATTTTCTGCCCGTAAAACCTACGACATCGAGGTCTGGATGCCGGCCCAGAACTGCTACCGGGAGATCTCCTCCTGCAGCAACTTCGGCGATTTCCAGGCCCGCCGCGGCGGCATTCGCTACCGCCCCAAAGACCGCAACAAAAGCACCCTGGTCCACACCTTGAACGGCAGCGGCCTGGCGGTTGGCCGCACCCTGGCGGCCATCTACGAAAACCACCAGCAGCCCGACGGCACCATCCGCCTGCCGGAAGCCATCAGGCCCTACTTCGACCCCAGAATGTAACACTGCGTAAGCGAACAGCCGCACCACATTTTGCGGTCAAGGAATTTAAAAGCCCGTCAGTGCCGGAGATTCGGGCAAGCGGCCCGGCGCCGCGTACATCAGTACGCAAGCCGGGCCGATCGCCCGAAGATTCGGTGCTGACGGGCTTTTAACGGAGGATGCAGCGGTTGCGGCCGGCCTCCTTGGCCGCGTAGAGGTTGCTGTCGGCTCGGGCCAGCAGCGATTCGGGGGTTTCATCGGTTTCAAACTCCGCCACCCCGATGCTCATGGTTTTCTGTACCGCCACCCCTTCCGTGGGGTGAAATTCCAGCTCGGCAAATTTACGCCGCAACCGTTCCGCCAGCCCAAGGGCGTTTTCCCCCGTGGTTTCCGGCAGAATAACGGCAAACTCCTCGCCGCCGATACGGCAGGCCAGGTCGTTGAGCCGCACCGTGTTCCGCAGCAACTCGCCCATGGCCGCCAGCACCCGATCACCCTGGGGATGACCGTAGGTATCGTTGAAGTGCTTGAAGTTGTCGACATCCATCATCAGCAGGCTCAGGACATTACCGTAACGCCGGGCCCGCTCCACTTCCGGGATCAGGTTTTTGTTGAAGTAGCGCTTGTTGTAGAGCCCGGTGAGTTCATCAATGATGCTCAGCTCCTTGTAGCGCTGCTCGCTTTCCTGCAGAGCCTTCTCCGCCCGCACCCGGCTGGTGACATCGGAAATATGCTTAACGATCCCCACCATGTCACCGGCCGGACCGCGAAATGGGGTGGCCAGTACATGATAATGGGAGGGGCCGCCGTTGGGGCCGGGGCGCTCGATATCGTTCTCCACCACCTCTTCCCCGGCCTTGATCCGCCGCATAGGGCAAGCCGGGCTGTGACACATGGTTGAAGGGAAAACCTCGTAGCACTTGGCGGTTTTGGCCTTGACCGAGGAAACTCCGGCCATCCGCAAAAATGCTTCGTTAAAACGCAGGATCCGGTGCCGGGTATCGATGAGCAGAATGCCGCCGGCTACGGTCTTGAAGATCTGATTGACCTCAATATAGGCCCGGGAGGCCTCGGCGGCCATTTCGTTGGCCCGGGTAATGGCGCTTTCCAGTTGGGCGTTGAGCGACTCCAGTTCCCGGCGATGCTTCTCCCTGGCCTCTTGGTGTTCCTGGAGTTGGCGCATGTCATCGCTGTTTTTTCGGGCCGCCGCCAGCCAGGCCTGGAAAAAATCCCGTTTTACCGGTTTGGTCAAATAGTAGGTCACCCCGGCCTTTAGGGCCTCTTCCATCTCCTGGGGCCGCTCCTGGGTGGTGACCATCAGGATGGTCACATAGGGGCCGTCGGCGTGCTGCCGGATCAGGCGGGCCAAGGCCAGGCCGTCCATGCCGCGCAGCAGCCAGTCCAGCACCACGATGCGGGGATTATGACGCTGAAAAACCTCCCAGCCGCGCTCGGCGTCTTCACAGGCGTATACCTGGTAGCCTTCAATCTCGGCCACCGCCTCGAACAACCGCCGGGTAACGGGATCATCCTCCACGATCAGCAACGGTTCCTTGGTGGTCTGCCGGGCCATCTATTTTCCCCTGCCTTCCAGAGCCAGTTCCAGCAATCGGTCCAGTAACGCTCCAAAACTCAGGCCATGGGTCGCTGCGGCCTGAGGCAACAGACTGGTGGGGGTCATCCCCGGGATGGTATTGGTTTCCAGCACATAGAGGCCACCCTCGGCCAGGATCATGTCGGTGCGGCTGTAGCCGCGCAGATTCAAGGCCTGATGGGCCAGACAAGCGCAACGCTGGACCTCGGCGGTGACCTCGGCGGGAAGTTGGGCGGGGCAGATCTCCCGGGTGGCGCCGGCCTGATACTTGGCCTGATAGTCGAAGAAGCGATATTCCTTGCCAGGGATAATCTCCACCACCGGCAGGGGGGTAAGATCGGCATTGCCCAGTACCCCGCCGGTCAGTTCCCGGCCGGCAATAAATTCCTCGACCATAACCTGATCGTCAAAATCAAAGGCCAGTTTAAGGGCCGGTACCAGTTCGGCCGGCTGATCGACCAGACTCATGCCCAGGCTGGAGCCCTGCCGTACCGGCTTGACCACCAGTGGCAGCTTAAGGGACTGTAGCAGCCGAGCGGGATCGTCCAGGTCAGCCGACCCGGCCATCTCCCAGGCCGGGACCAGCAGGCCGGCAT
This window encodes:
- a CDS encoding response regulator: MVATLAGVPQHVSLTLDQLLRDGEVAVIVDDDPAIREPLHRYFASHGLAVEECADASSLLDLLTRRKVALMLLDIGLPDIDGVTLLPRVVEKDSDIAVVMLTGVADLQVALECMRQGATDYISKPANFDQIFHVARRALEKRRLLLENRKYQEELEEAHFRLRLLHQLSLKMNNVYLSTVELDEILQAVLVGITAQEGLGFNRAFLAMFTKDDKELRGHMAIGPGCREEAGRIWGEMREKGMDFGQIVQDIKQRCTQDDSEVNRIVRRLTVSADEHDNLLIKAVNSRRSALVSRELGGFPLLLHRHWGNGEKDGNGGHLPAGDPLPVPHELTSILGEDSFVVVPLYSPGRAFGVIIADNYVTGRAITGVHVSALELFASQASLAIEQSHLYQEMQQRLAELEALYDELNRSKDLLVEAERYSAIGQMAAQLVHTIRNPITSIGGVSRILEKKSDDESWGKYIKVITRETARLESTLNELFDFVSQVKLEKQPLQLCDLVKKTLLLLQQELKRQQITWDILCPPGGVTANADERQMRQVFLHLLKNSVEAMPHGGQLTITILVEEEQAVVKVRDTGTGLPSSQVERARDPFFTTKTYGTGMGLTLVEKAVEAHGGTFSLKTAKNGGMEATVRIPL
- a CDS encoding molybdopterin molybdotransferase MoeA gives rise to the protein MTILTLQQAQRQILAHSRPGLPEMVPLERVLGRIPATAARARLAVPSFPHSSRDGYALLASDSQETGGAEETAGYPPRIRLAVVGEIAAGRTRPAKRLQPGQAYRIMTGGLLPPGADAVIPFERVYREEEDYITLSSPCRPGDYIRPVGADLRRGQIIVTPGRPVAPEHLPRLATAGVGELAVYPRPRVGLLCTGSELLDDTGENPVPGHLISGNRFLLAGLIRRWGGEPVDLGTVKDDPGAIAAILHRQAESGLAMIISTGGMGPGKYDLVDGVLTRLQAHLLYRELRLRPGKATMAALLGSTLFFGLPGPPPAVHLLFYLLVAPALRRAQGHHRPRPLIVQAHLRQALKLRRGRVIQLKDAQLQADRGRLLVRPLPPGETMNAIILAPANRRELLPDELVRVFPLRQNCHSDLGY
- a CDS encoding GGDEF domain-containing response regulator, whose translation is MARQTTKEPLLIVEDDPVTRRLFEAVAEIEGYQVYACEDAERGWEVFQRHNPRIVVLDWLLRGMDGLALARLIRQHADGPYVTILMVTTQERPQEMEEALKAGVTYYLTKPVKRDFFQAWLAAARKNSDDMRQLQEHQEAREKHRRELESLNAQLESAITRANEMAAEASRAYIEVNQIFKTVAGGILLIDTRHRILRFNEAFLRMAGVSSVKAKTAKCYEVFPSTMCHSPACPMRRIKAGEEVVENDIERPGPNGGPSHYHVLATPFRGPAGDMVGIVKHISDVTSRVRAEKALQESEQRYKELSIIDELTGLYNKRYFNKNLIPEVERARRYGNVLSLLMMDVDNFKHFNDTYGHPQGDRVLAAMGELLRNTVRLNDLACRIGGEEFAVILPETTGENALGLAERLRRKFAELEFHPTEGVAVQKTMSIGVAEFETDETPESLLARADSNLYAAKEAGRNRCILR
- the mobA gene encoding molybdenum cofactor guanylyltransferase, translated to MTTAAIMPTEAAAGDFTEATAGVILAGGKSSRFGSNKALAHYRGRPLVARVAAVLEEIFSERLLVTNTPADYAFLGWPMTGDLVLNAGPLGGIQAALRRIDAPRAFVVACDMPHLNGAVIRRLCRCPGDWDVILPAPTTGPEPLHAVYHRRILPAVEAALARGEGKLSLLLQELRVRRMTAAELGLAAASDPAFTNINYREDL
- the mobB gene encoding molybdopterin-guanine dinucleotide biosynthesis protein B → MTRIPVVAVVGMPDCGKTTLLEKLLPELKGRGLKVGTIKHHVHEFTMDTPGKDTWRHKQAGADAVVLASPTGIGLVRDTDRDLGVDELVTRYLNDADLVLAEGYKHTRLPKIEVYRAELHPSPLPGRDATWLAMVSADPPANLGLPSFAPDQIKELADFLEDHLRQAAKQATPTGRSYIHLEVDGQPVPLNRFAASLLRRGIKGMIASLRGCERPRKISLNITEGHNPDDHSGNHAD
- a CDS encoding D-alanine--D-alanine ligase family protein; translated protein: MAKKEKLRVALLAGGKSGEREVSLAGAREVEKAINTERYDVRRYDPATDLARLVADAPQLDVAFILLHGPLGEDGSIQGLLDLLEIPYQGSGVLGSALAMDKDLAKQLYRHAGLLVPAWEMAGSADLDDPARLLQSLKLPLVVKPVRQGSSLGMSLVDQPAELVPALKLAFDFDDQVMVEEFIAGRELTGGVLGNADLTPLPVVEIIPGKEYRFFDYQAKYQAGATREICPAQLPAEVTAEVQRCACLAHQALNLRGYSRTDMILAEGGLYVLETNTIPGMTPTSLLPQAAATHGLSFGALLDRLLELALEGRGK
- a CDS encoding histidine triad nucleotide-binding protein, which produces MPEDCLFCKIIKGEIPAQKLYEDDQLLAFWDIAPQAPKHFLVIPKKHVSGPGDLAPGDDSIIGALVRKGAQLGAEQGITDCRLVMNNGAEAGQTVFHLHMHVLGGRALAWPPG
- the serS gene encoding serine--tRNA ligase, which translates into the protein MLELRFIRENLELVKEKTAARGLDRALLDNFSSLDRQRRDILQELESGRNRRKSESQEIGTLKKAGREEEAAAKMAATKELGQRLKELEEQLAEIDQRLEEIVMGVPNLCDDSVPLGNDETDNVEYRRWGSPPEFAFSPKAHWELGEEDGSLDFGRAAKLSGARFALLRGFAARLERALISFMLDLHTQRHGYTEVLPPFLVNTASMTATGQLPKFAEDLFKIADSDLWLIPTAEVPVTNIHREETIAEQELPIRYCAYTPCFRSEAGSYGRDTKGLIRQHQFDKVELVKFTTPESSEEELEMLLSNAETVLQLLELPYRVVTLCSGDLGFSARKTYDIEVWMPAQNCYREISSCSNFGDFQARRGGIRYRPKDRNKSTLVHTLNGSGLAVGRTLAAIYENHQQPDGTIRLPEAIRPYFDPRM